The following are encoded together in the Lathyrus oleraceus cultivar Zhongwan6 chromosome 3, CAAS_Psat_ZW6_1.0, whole genome shotgun sequence genome:
- the LOC127125855 gene encoding nuclear transcription factor Y subunit B — translation MSEAPASPGGGSHESGEHSPRSNIREQDRFLPIANISRIMKKALPANGKIAKDAKETVQECVSEFISFITSEASDKCQREKRKTINGDDLLWAMATLGFEDYIDPLKIYLTRYREVNFISIYCFFNFLGVLLYKLFWSPVKINESWVL, via the exons ATGTCCGAAGCTCCAGCGAGTCCTGGCGGTGGAAGCCACGAAAGCGGCGAACATAGTCCTCGTTCTAACATCCGTGAGCAAGATAGGTTTCTTCCTATCGCCAACATTAGCCGCATCATGAAGAAAGCTCTCCCTGCTAATGGCAAAATCGCGAAAGATGCTAAAGAGACCGTTCAGGAATGCGTCTCCGAGTTCATCAGCTTCATCACCAGCGA GGCCTCTGATAAGTGTCAGAGAGAGAAGAGGAAGACTATTAACGGCGATGATTTGCTTTGGGCGATGGCTACTCTAGGTTTTGAGGATTATATTGATCCTCTTAAGATTTACCTTACAAGATACAGAGAGGTGAATTTTATATCAATTTACTGTTTTTTCAATTTTTTAGGGGTTTTACTTTACAAGCTTTTCTGGTCCCCGGTGAAAATAAATGAGAGTTGGGTCCTCTGA